A genomic region of Christiangramia sp. OXR-203 contains the following coding sequences:
- a CDS encoding putative DNA modification/repair radical SAM protein — translation MDFDRIKEKLNILADAAKYDVSCSSSGSKRTNTKKGLGDSSGMGICHSYTQDGRCVSLLKILLTNHCIFDCAYCVTRKSNDIKRAAFKVQEVVDLTISFYRRNYIEGLFLSSGIFKSPDHTMERLIRVAKKLREEENFNGYIHLKSIPGASDELMREAGLYADRLSVNIEIPTKSGLKLLAPEKKHEDFMKPMEKVKNEIIQYKSESKLIKSTPKYAPAGQSTQMIVGATGESDRDIMYSSAFFYKNYNMKRVYYSGYVPISNDPRLPALGTQVPMMRENRLYQTDWLMRFYGYDVRELLNNDFQHLEMDIDPKLSYALRNRHLFPVDINKVDRQLLLRVPGIGLKSVNKILQARKFRKLNWEHLQKIGISMNRAKYFITCDAREKELKDVSSENLKQLIIQNSFSKYRKEFNQQLSLF, via the coding sequence ATGGATTTCGATCGAATAAAAGAAAAATTAAATATTCTGGCAGACGCTGCTAAATATGATGTTTCATGTTCTAGTAGTGGATCCAAGCGAACCAATACCAAGAAAGGCTTGGGTGACTCATCAGGAATGGGTATTTGTCACTCCTATACACAAGATGGCCGTTGCGTATCCTTACTGAAGATCCTTCTTACGAATCATTGCATATTCGATTGCGCTTATTGCGTTACCCGAAAATCCAATGATATTAAAAGAGCTGCTTTTAAGGTACAGGAAGTTGTAGATCTTACCATAAGCTTTTATCGTAGGAATTACATTGAAGGTCTTTTTCTAAGTTCAGGGATTTTTAAAAGTCCAGATCATACAATGGAAAGATTGATTCGAGTAGCCAAAAAATTGAGGGAAGAAGAGAACTTTAATGGCTATATACATCTTAAGAGCATTCCTGGAGCCAGTGATGAATTAATGAGAGAGGCTGGACTCTATGCCGACAGGTTGAGCGTAAATATTGAGATCCCAACAAAATCAGGTCTTAAACTACTAGCGCCCGAGAAAAAACATGAGGACTTCATGAAGCCCATGGAGAAGGTAAAGAATGAGATCATTCAATATAAATCTGAGTCGAAACTTATCAAAAGCACTCCTAAATATGCACCTGCAGGCCAAAGTACCCAGATGATCGTTGGAGCTACCGGTGAAAGCGATCGGGATATCATGTACTCATCAGCATTCTTTTATAAGAATTACAATATGAAAAGGGTTTATTATTCTGGTTATGTCCCAATTAGTAATGATCCTCGTTTACCTGCTTTAGGAACTCAGGTTCCCATGATGCGTGAAAACCGACTCTATCAAACAGATTGGTTGATGCGCTTTTATGGGTATGATGTTCGGGAACTTTTGAATAATGATTTCCAGCATCTTGAAATGGACATAGATCCTAAACTGAGTTATGCACTCCGTAACCGACATTTATTCCCTGTAGATATCAATAAAGTCGACAGACAGCTACTATTACGCGTTCCGGGAATTGGATTAAAGTCGGTTAATAAGATCCTTCAGGCACGAAAATTTAGAAAATTAAACTGGGAACATCTTCAGAAGATCGGTATCTCTATGAATCGCGCTAAGTATTTCATTACCTGTGATGCCAGGGAAAAGGAACTTAAAGATGTAAGCAGTGAAAACTTAAAGCAGTTAATCATTCAAAATTCCTTCAGTAAATATCGAAAGGAATTTAATCAGCAACTTAGTTTATTTTAA
- a CDS encoding TIGR03915 family putative DNA repair protein, with protein sequence MKSVVLKYDGSFPGFLTCVFNAYEQKLEITEIIPEGEDQKQLFSETLEVITEDFKVQRVLKSLKKKLSSNGVKRLYYSFLSEIPGIELKMYDMIRYVYSSQEKAELDYSHPSVLDISKAAKQVGREKHRMEAFIRFRLTKDDLYFAVIEPDFNVLPVITKHFKSRYADQRWLIYDLKRKLGVHYDLQKAEYVSMELPEDIGISGGNPDYFAEGEIYFQHLWKEYFDSTNIKSRVNMRLHIQHVPKRYWKYLSEKSPFA encoded by the coding sequence ATGAAAAGCGTTGTACTGAAATATGATGGAAGTTTTCCGGGATTTTTGACCTGTGTTTTCAATGCCTATGAGCAGAAGCTGGAAATTACCGAGATCATTCCTGAAGGAGAAGATCAGAAACAATTATTTAGTGAAACGCTAGAAGTAATTACTGAAGATTTCAAGGTACAGAGAGTTTTAAAATCATTGAAGAAAAAGTTGTCATCAAATGGTGTTAAGAGATTATACTATTCTTTCCTGAGTGAAATTCCCGGGATCGAACTGAAGATGTATGATATGATTCGATATGTCTATAGTTCTCAAGAGAAGGCAGAACTGGATTACTCTCATCCATCAGTGCTGGATATTTCCAAAGCAGCAAAACAGGTTGGACGCGAAAAGCATAGAATGGAGGCATTTATAAGATTTAGACTTACTAAAGATGACCTATATTTCGCGGTGATCGAACCAGACTTTAATGTTTTGCCTGTGATCACGAAGCATTTCAAAAGCAGGTATGCAGACCAGCGATGGTTGATTTATGATCTTAAGCGAAAATTGGGAGTGCATTATGATCTTCAAAAGGCAGAATATGTTTCGATGGAATTACCTGAAGATATAGGTATCTCAGGCGGAAATCCCGACTATTTTGCTGAAGGAGAAATCTACTTTCAACATTTATGGAAAGAATACTTTGACTCCACAAACATCAAAAGTCGAGTAAATATGCGGCTTCACATTCAACACGTGCCTAAAAGATATTGGAAATATTTAAGTGAAAAGAGTCCTTTTGCATAA
- a CDS encoding polyprenyl synthetase family protein, whose amino-acid sequence MKVISQIKLPVEKEMELFEKKFFESMSSKVALLNRITHYIVNRKGKQMRPMFVFLVAKMVSEGKVNERTYRGASVIELIHTATLVHDDVVDDSNRRRGFFSINALWKNKIAVLVGDYLLSKGLLLSIDNNDFDLLKIISVAVREMSEGELLQIEKARRLDITEAVYYDIIRQKTATLIAACCSLGAASVKPDSGDVAKMRKFGELIGMAFQIKDDLFDYGTEKIGKPTGIDIKEQKMTLPLIYTLNTVSEKDQKWLINSVKNHNKDRKRVREVIEFVKVNGGLDYAVKRMKEFQKEALLLLQDYPASEYRDSLELMVNYVIERKK is encoded by the coding sequence ATGAAGGTCATCTCTCAAATAAAGCTACCGGTAGAAAAAGAGATGGAACTTTTTGAAAAAAAGTTCTTCGAATCCATGTCTTCCAAAGTGGCCCTTCTAAACAGGATCACTCATTATATAGTAAACCGGAAAGGGAAGCAAATGCGTCCCATGTTCGTATTCCTGGTTGCCAAAATGGTTTCTGAAGGTAAAGTGAATGAAAGAACTTATCGTGGCGCCTCTGTAATTGAGCTAATACATACTGCCACGCTCGTACACGATGATGTTGTAGATGATTCCAACAGAAGGAGAGGTTTCTTCAGTATAAACGCTTTATGGAAAAATAAGATCGCCGTTCTTGTGGGTGATTATTTGTTGAGTAAAGGTTTATTACTTTCCATTGATAACAATGATTTCGATCTGCTGAAGATCATTTCTGTAGCTGTTCGCGAAATGAGTGAAGGTGAACTGTTGCAAATCGAGAAAGCCCGAAGACTTGATATCACCGAAGCAGTTTATTATGATATTATAAGACAGAAAACTGCAACGCTAATCGCAGCTTGTTGTAGTCTTGGTGCGGCTTCTGTAAAGCCAGACAGCGGTGATGTCGCAAAGATGCGGAAATTTGGAGAGCTTATAGGTATGGCCTTCCAGATCAAGGATGACCTCTTTGATTATGGTACTGAGAAGATCGGGAAACCTACGGGAATTGATATAAAGGAGCAAAAAATGACATTACCCTTAATTTATACCTTAAATACTGTTTCTGAAAAAGATCAGAAGTGGTTAATCAATTCTGTCAAAAATCACAATAAGGATCGTAAAAGGGTAAGAGAAGTGATTGAATTCGTGAAGGTTAATGGAGGACTGGATTACGCGGTAAAACGTATGAAGGAATTTCAGAAAGAAGCACTTCTATTATTGCAGGACTACCCAGCATCTGAATACCGTGACAGTTTAGAATTAATGGTAAATTACGTTATAGAACGAAAAAAATAA
- the rlmN gene encoding 23S rRNA (adenine(2503)-C(2))-methyltransferase RlmN produces MKDRKKDIRALTKQQLQEFFVSQGDKSFRGTQVYEWLWNKAAHSFEDMTNLSKSTRQMLDENFVINHIRVDRMQRSSDGTIKNAVKLHDSLTVESVLIPTKTRTTACVSSQVGCSLDCQFCATAKLKRMRNLNPDEIYDQVVAIDNESRLYFDRPLSNIVFMGMGEPLMNYNNVMKSIEKITSPEGLGMSSKRITISTSGVPKMIKKLADDEAKIKLAVSLHSARNEVRTQIMPFNETFPLKDLRESLEYWYSKTGSRITYEYIVWKDINDTREDAQALVRFCKYVPCKVNLIEYNPIDDGNFQQAAREATRMYEQMLESNNITVTVRRSRGKDIDAACGQLANKSA; encoded by the coding sequence GTGAAAGACAGGAAAAAAGATATACGAGCATTAACCAAGCAGCAATTGCAGGAGTTCTTTGTGTCACAGGGAGATAAATCCTTTCGTGGAACTCAGGTTTATGAATGGCTATGGAATAAAGCAGCACATTCTTTTGAGGATATGACAAACCTCTCTAAGTCTACCCGGCAAATGCTGGATGAGAACTTTGTGATCAATCATATTCGTGTGGATCGTATGCAGCGCAGCAGCGATGGGACGATAAAAAATGCGGTGAAATTACATGATTCACTTACTGTAGAATCTGTATTGATTCCTACTAAAACAAGAACCACGGCTTGTGTTTCTTCACAGGTTGGTTGTAGTCTTGATTGCCAGTTTTGTGCTACTGCAAAGTTAAAACGTATGCGTAACCTCAATCCAGATGAGATTTACGATCAGGTGGTTGCGATCGATAATGAAAGCAGGTTATACTTTGACCGACCTTTGTCCAATATCGTGTTCATGGGGATGGGTGAGCCTTTGATGAATTACAATAACGTAATGAAGTCTATTGAAAAGATCACTTCTCCTGAAGGTCTGGGCATGTCGTCAAAAAGAATAACAATATCGACATCTGGCGTACCTAAAATGATCAAGAAGCTGGCAGATGATGAAGCTAAGATCAAACTGGCAGTATCCCTGCATTCGGCCAGAAACGAAGTGCGGACACAGATTATGCCATTCAACGAAACTTTCCCGCTGAAAGATCTTAGAGAATCTCTTGAATACTGGTACTCAAAAACTGGAAGCCGGATTACTTACGAATATATTGTCTGGAAAGATATTAACGATACCCGGGAAGATGCGCAGGCGCTGGTGCGTTTCTGTAAGTATGTTCCATGTAAAGTGAACCTTATTGAGTACAATCCAATTGATGATGGTAATTTCCAGCAGGCAGCTAGGGAAGCTACGAGAATGTACGAACAAATGCTGGAAAGTAACAATATTACAGTAACGGTGAGACGTTCAAGAGGTAAGGATATTGATGCAGCCTGTGGGCAGCTGGCGAATAAATCGGCTTAA
- the queA gene encoding tRNA preQ1(34) S-adenosylmethionine ribosyltransferase-isomerase QueA: MKLSNFNFELPQELLAEYPSESRDEARLMVLNRKEQTIEHKKFKDIIDYFEPEDVMVLNNTKVFPARLFGNKEKTGARIEVFLLRELNPETKLWDVLVDPARKIRIGNKLYFGEDESLVAEVIDNTTSRGRTLRFLYDGSYSDFRQKLKELGQTPLPKYIKREVEPEDEERYQTIYAKNEGAVAAPTAGLHFSKHLLKRLEIKGVDFAEVTLHVGLGTFSPVEVEDLSKHKMDSEEAFIEKNATDVINQAKRDKRRVCAVGTTVMRVLESAVSSDQTLNEFGGWTNKFIFPPYDFNIANCMITNFHTPKSTLLMMVSAFAGHDFMKKAYEEAVKEKYRFYTYGDAMLII; this comes from the coding sequence ATGAAACTTTCTAATTTCAATTTTGAACTGCCTCAGGAACTTTTGGCTGAATATCCTTCTGAAAGCAGGGATGAAGCAAGGCTAATGGTTCTAAACCGTAAGGAGCAGACGATTGAACATAAAAAATTTAAAGATATAATTGATTATTTCGAGCCGGAAGATGTGATGGTTCTAAATAATACGAAAGTTTTTCCTGCGCGGCTCTTCGGAAATAAAGAGAAAACCGGGGCCAGAATTGAAGTTTTCCTTCTTAGAGAACTGAATCCTGAAACAAAATTGTGGGACGTACTTGTTGATCCTGCAAGAAAAATAAGAATTGGTAACAAATTATACTTCGGTGAAGACGAAAGTCTTGTTGCTGAAGTAATCGATAATACAACTTCAAGAGGTAGAACTCTTCGTTTTCTTTACGATGGATCTTACAGTGATTTCAGACAGAAATTAAAAGAACTAGGGCAAACTCCTCTTCCGAAGTATATCAAGCGAGAAGTAGAGCCTGAAGACGAAGAAAGATACCAGACAATATACGCTAAAAATGAAGGTGCTGTTGCAGCTCCTACTGCAGGACTTCACTTTTCCAAGCACTTACTTAAACGTTTGGAGATCAAAGGTGTTGATTTTGCTGAGGTTACACTTCACGTTGGGCTGGGAACATTTAGCCCGGTGGAAGTTGAAGATCTTTCCAAACATAAGATGGATAGTGAAGAAGCTTTTATTGAGAAGAACGCTACAGATGTCATCAATCAGGCGAAACGCGATAAGCGTAGAGTTTGTGCAGTTGGTACAACTGTAATGAGGGTGCTTGAGAGTGCTGTATCTTCAGACCAGACTTTAAACGAATTTGGTGGATGGACTAACAAGTTCATCTTTCCTCCATACGATTTCAATATTGCAAATTGTATGATCACTAATTTCCATACGCCAAAATCTACGTTGTTGATGATGGTGTCTGCATTTGCCGGTCATGATTTTATGAAAAAGGCTTACGAAGAAGCAGTAAAGGAAAAATACAGATTCTATACTTATGGTGATGCAATGCTGATCATCTAA
- the aroA gene encoding 3-phosphoshikimate 1-carboxyvinyltransferase, translated as MNLSLHTKEKNLKAALQITGSKSESNRLLILQALYPEISIDNLSNSDDSEVLKKALEKGNGIIDIHHAGTAMRFLTAYFAVKEDCEVELTGSKRMKERPVRLLVDALQRMGADITYKNETGYPPLLIKGKKLYASSVKLEANVSSQYISALMLIGATLPKGLEIILEGPVTSTPYILMTLEIIKQSGIHGKFVKDRIFIEPQESVKPVSIPVESDWSSASYFYSLAAISETAEIKLNNYRKESRQGDSSLAEIYKHFGVETIYSENSITLKKTGKTRARSLREDLRNSPDIAQTIAVTCLATKTECMLTGLHTLKIKETDRLQALKNEIEKFGTEVRITGDSLQLIPNPDLKQGVEIETYNDHRMAMAFAPLALKTDLRILDAEVVSKSYPDFWEDLKELGYTYRE; from the coding sequence ATGAATCTATCCCTACATACCAAAGAAAAGAATCTAAAAGCAGCACTTCAAATCACCGGTTCTAAAAGTGAATCGAATCGTTTGCTCATTCTTCAGGCATTATACCCTGAAATTTCGATCGACAATCTTTCGAATAGTGATGATTCTGAAGTATTGAAAAAGGCCCTTGAAAAAGGGAACGGGATCATAGATATACACCACGCAGGAACGGCAATGCGTTTCTTAACGGCTTATTTCGCGGTGAAGGAAGACTGTGAAGTTGAGCTTACCGGAAGTAAAAGAATGAAGGAGCGACCAGTTAGATTACTGGTGGATGCCTTACAACGTATGGGCGCCGACATCACTTATAAAAATGAGACCGGTTACCCGCCTTTACTTATCAAGGGAAAAAAATTATATGCATCTTCAGTTAAGCTGGAAGCCAATGTAAGCAGCCAGTACATTTCAGCATTGATGCTCATAGGAGCTACCTTGCCGAAAGGGCTCGAGATCATTCTGGAAGGTCCCGTAACCTCCACGCCTTATATTCTTATGACGCTGGAAATTATCAAACAGTCCGGTATCCATGGTAAATTTGTAAAAGACAGAATTTTTATTGAACCTCAGGAATCTGTAAAACCGGTAAGTATTCCTGTGGAATCTGACTGGAGTTCTGCCTCCTACTTCTATAGTCTTGCAGCTATTTCTGAAACTGCGGAAATTAAACTTAATAACTACCGAAAGGAAAGCAGGCAGGGAGATTCTTCCCTTGCTGAAATTTATAAGCACTTTGGTGTGGAAACCATTTATTCTGAAAATAGTATCACGCTGAAGAAGACAGGAAAGACTCGTGCGCGAAGCCTTCGGGAAGATCTTCGCAATTCTCCAGATATCGCTCAAACTATCGCCGTTACCTGTCTCGCGACTAAAACCGAGTGTATGCTCACAGGTTTACATACTCTGAAGATCAAAGAAACCGACCGGCTGCAGGCTCTCAAGAATGAAATTGAGAAATTTGGTACAGAAGTGAGAATTACAGGAGATAGTCTGCAACTAATTCCAAATCCTGATTTGAAGCAGGGCGTTGAGATCGAAACTTATAATGATCATCGAATGGCGATGGCTTTTGCTCCACTTGCATTAAAGACAGATCTGCGCATTCTGGATGCTGAGGTCGTCTCTAAATCCTATCCAGATTTCTGGGAAGATCTTAAAGAACTTGGCTACACCTATCGAGAATAG
- a CDS encoding nucleotide pyrophosphohydrolase yields MDLKNAQTAVDNWIQEHGVRYFNELTNMAQLTEEVGEVARIIARRYGEQSEKESDRDKDLGEELADVVFVVLCLANQTGINLQDAFDKKLDLKTKRDKDRHKNNEKLQ; encoded by the coding sequence ATGGACTTGAAGAACGCGCAGACAGCGGTAGATAACTGGATACAGGAACACGGAGTGCGATACTTCAACGAGCTTACCAATATGGCTCAGTTAACAGAGGAAGTTGGAGAAGTTGCCCGTATCATTGCCCGTCGTTATGGGGAGCAAAGTGAGAAAGAAAGCGATAGGGATAAAGACCTGGGTGAGGAGCTGGCAGATGTGGTATTTGTAGTGCTTTGCCTGGCAAACCAGACTGGTATTAATTTGCAGGATGCATTTGATAAAAAGCTCGACCTTAAGACAAAACGGGATAAGGACAGACATAAGAACAACGAAAAACTGCAATAA
- a CDS encoding DUF3857 domain-containing protein, producing MTKYLFILSFLILSSTTYAQNYKFGKVSKSEVAQKQHDKEPDANAAVLYKYQRTYYDYKPNSGFFVVTEYHERIKIYNKDGFDWATHKISAYKGGYEENVSGVKGVSYNLENGKIKETKLDRKDIYENEASKYRELTTFTMPAVKEGTVIEYEYKKISDRITTSMDRINLQYTIPIDKLNISVTIPEYLNFGVYNNPKAAFYAKINQGTKPFRRSFTNTERNTSYEGNVIRHSTTNTELDYIQNTYEIDQENIPALKAESHVDYMENYAAFLDWELKFTKFPNSPIDNYSQTWEGVSKSIYNDSGFNTELRNQRFFDDDIDALLGTLTNQEQKMNKIFNFVKQKMTWNDYVGYIAENGLRDAYEEGTGNTGDINLLLVSMLKYANIDANPVLVSTVSNGTPLFPTKDGFNYLIAAAKIGDNVILMDASDPLAIPGELPKRARNWQGRLIREDGTSEWVNLQPLYFSENKTRLNVQLAEDGISGKYFNNLDALYARNFRLNHGNLSDATANLESGLSNHSISEVKIENFEKLGESIQNTYEFNTQSGQDVIGDKIYVKPMLFNVTSENPFKAETRTLPVYFDFPMKKHHQVNMLIPEGYKVESLPQSAIVQLKDAAGEFKYLVKHMNNVIRIESEVNLAQTIFAATDYEYIQKFYDNIIKKQNESIVLKKISADGLEERADSGR from the coding sequence ATGACCAAATACCTTTTTATCCTCAGTTTCTTAATTCTGAGTAGCACGACCTATGCTCAGAATTATAAATTTGGAAAAGTATCTAAAAGTGAAGTTGCCCAGAAACAACACGACAAAGAGCCAGATGCGAACGCTGCTGTTTTATATAAATATCAGCGTACATACTACGATTACAAGCCTAACTCCGGATTCTTTGTGGTAACCGAATATCACGAGCGTATCAAAATCTACAATAAAGATGGTTTTGATTGGGCAACGCATAAGATCAGTGCCTATAAAGGAGGTTACGAGGAAAACGTTTCTGGAGTAAAGGGAGTTAGTTACAATCTGGAAAATGGAAAAATTAAGGAAACCAAGCTTGATCGTAAGGATATTTATGAGAATGAGGCAAGCAAATATCGCGAGCTTACTACGTTCACTATGCCGGCGGTAAAAGAGGGAACTGTGATCGAATATGAGTATAAGAAAATCAGCGACCGGATCACGACTTCGATGGATCGTATTAATTTACAGTATACGATTCCTATTGACAAGCTTAATATAAGCGTGACGATCCCGGAATATTTAAATTTTGGAGTTTATAACAATCCAAAAGCAGCTTTCTATGCTAAAATCAATCAGGGAACGAAACCGTTCAGAAGATCCTTCACCAATACTGAAAGAAATACTTCATATGAGGGAAATGTTATTCGCCATTCTACCACCAACACAGAGTTAGATTATATACAGAACACGTATGAGATAGACCAGGAAAATATCCCTGCCCTGAAAGCTGAAAGTCATGTAGATTATATGGAGAATTACGCGGCGTTTTTAGATTGGGAATTAAAGTTTACCAAGTTTCCAAATTCTCCCATCGATAACTATTCTCAAACCTGGGAAGGTGTTTCCAAGTCCATTTATAATGATAGCGGATTCAACACAGAACTGCGCAATCAGCGATTTTTTGATGATGATATCGATGCTTTGCTTGGCACATTGACCAACCAGGAACAAAAAATGAATAAGATCTTCAATTTTGTGAAGCAGAAGATGACCTGGAATGATTACGTGGGTTATATAGCTGAAAATGGGCTACGTGATGCTTACGAGGAAGGCACGGGAAATACCGGTGATATCAATCTTTTACTGGTTTCCATGCTGAAGTATGCTAATATCGATGCAAATCCAGTTCTGGTAAGTACCGTTAGCAATGGAACTCCGTTGTTTCCAACAAAAGATGGGTTTAATTACTTGATTGCTGCCGCTAAAATTGGTGATAATGTGATCCTGATGGATGCTAGTGATCCACTGGCAATTCCAGGGGAACTGCCTAAAAGAGCAAGAAACTGGCAGGGTAGATTGATTCGTGAAGATGGAACTTCGGAATGGGTAAACCTGCAACCTTTATATTTTTCAGAAAATAAAACCAGGCTGAATGTTCAGCTGGCAGAAGATGGAATTTCAGGTAAATACTTCAATAATCTAGATGCTCTTTATGCCAGAAACTTCAGATTAAATCATGGGAATTTGAGCGATGCTACGGCAAACCTGGAATCGGGATTGAGCAATCATTCCATTTCCGAAGTAAAGATTGAAAACTTTGAAAAACTTGGAGAAAGTATACAAAATACTTATGAGTTTAATACCCAAAGTGGTCAGGATGTAATTGGAGATAAGATCTACGTAAAGCCTATGTTGTTCAATGTAACTTCAGAAAATCCTTTTAAAGCTGAAACCAGAACATTACCAGTATACTTTGATTTTCCAATGAAGAAGCACCACCAGGTGAATATGTTGATTCCTGAAGGCTATAAGGTGGAATCGCTTCCGCAGAGTGCTATCGTACAATTAAAAGATGCTGCCGGAGAGTTCAAGTATCTTGTAAAGCACATGAACAATGTAATTAGAATAGAATCTGAAGTGAACTTGGCGCAAACAATTTTTGCTGCGACAGACTATGAATACATTCAAAAGTTTTACGACAACATTATCAAAAAACAAAATGAAAGCATAGTTTTGAAGAAAATTTCAGCAGATGGACTTGAAGAACGCGCAGACAGCGGTAGATAA
- a CDS encoding transglutaminase family protein, protein MRKRIITFLLLVCMSSMYSQQEYSILKISPELLENADAVVRKMHTKLVVEDIDKVVVHTTRIVTVFNENGEYFIDAYQHYDEGDGIEKQQAIILDAMGNEVEKFRKKDFSDVSAFGSGTLFADNRVSYMDYNARNYPYTVIYTSEFENEDTVFLDQWFPLEGYNVSIEESIFELENPDAHALRFQENNFDKVAIEDHSVENHFLYKLRNVKARKHEDFEPSLRTTTPNLLFSLEKFELKGVAGETRDWKHYGKWMYDNLVAEHDHLPESTIKKMEDLTSSASSIEEKARLIYQYVQENTRYISVQYGIGGWEPETAMNVDRLGYGDCKGLTNYTKALLKSQGIESYYTVIYGGDSKRHINPDFTIMQGNHVILNIPAEDDTDLWLECTSQTTPFNYMGDFTDDRYALRVSEDGGEIIRTRKYTASDNVQAIECEIQLDENGNFDAEFTRISEGIPYSDRYGLKRETEDDLKKYYRNEWGRLQNLHFENIAFEDDRVAIQFQEKLKFSGSRLASPAGERLLVPLNFIQQGNIMKKTPQERTMPFVFERGKTYKDHFSFKIPQGYEIEALPGSDEIASEFGEFSINISASEEDKSIEVERVLIIREGEWPSEQFQNFTQFIDKVNTLNNLKAVIAKSEKS, encoded by the coding sequence ATGCGCAAAAGAATCATCACTTTTTTGCTGCTGGTCTGCATGTCTTCAATGTATTCCCAGCAAGAATATTCTATTTTAAAAATTTCCCCGGAATTATTAGAAAATGCAGATGCGGTCGTTCGCAAGATGCACACAAAACTTGTTGTTGAAGACATAGATAAAGTGGTCGTACACACTACTCGTATTGTCACTGTTTTCAATGAGAATGGTGAATACTTCATCGATGCTTACCAGCATTATGATGAGGGTGATGGGATAGAAAAACAGCAAGCCATCATTCTTGATGCAATGGGGAATGAAGTTGAAAAGTTCAGAAAAAAGGATTTTTCAGATGTTAGCGCTTTTGGCTCAGGGACCTTATTTGCAGACAATAGAGTTAGTTATATGGATTATAACGCCAGAAACTATCCATATACCGTAATTTATACCAGTGAATTTGAAAACGAAGACACCGTTTTTCTCGATCAGTGGTTTCCTCTGGAAGGTTATAATGTAAGTATAGAAGAATCTATTTTCGAACTTGAAAATCCAGATGCGCATGCACTAAGATTTCAGGAAAACAACTTTGATAAGGTTGCCATAGAAGATCATTCGGTTGAGAATCATTTCCTTTATAAACTTCGGAATGTCAAAGCGAGGAAACACGAAGATTTCGAACCGTCTTTACGCACTACTACACCCAACCTTCTATTTAGCCTTGAAAAATTTGAACTGAAAGGTGTCGCCGGAGAAACCAGGGACTGGAAACATTATGGAAAATGGATGTACGATAATCTTGTTGCAGAACATGATCACCTGCCAGAGAGCACCATTAAAAAAATGGAAGATTTGACCAGCTCTGCCAGTAGTATAGAAGAAAAAGCCAGACTTATTTACCAGTACGTTCAGGAAAATACCCGTTATATTTCTGTGCAATATGGTATTGGTGGCTGGGAGCCAGAAACTGCCATGAACGTGGACAGACTTGGGTATGGCGACTGTAAGGGATTAACGAATTATACGAAAGCCTTGCTTAAAAGTCAGGGTATCGAATCTTATTATACCGTAATCTATGGTGGAGATTCAAAGCGTCATATAAATCCTGATTTCACCATCATGCAGGGAAATCATGTGATCCTGAATATTCCTGCGGAAGATGATACAGATCTATGGCTGGAATGTACGAGTCAGACTACTCCTTTCAACTATATGGGAGACTTCACAGATGACCGTTACGCGCTAAGGGTATCAGAAGACGGTGGAGAGATCATACGTACCAGAAAATATACAGCTTCAGATAATGTACAGGCGATAGAATGCGAGATTCAGCTGGACGAAAATGGCAATTTCGATGCGGAATTCACCAGAATCTCAGAAGGTATTCCTTACAGTGATCGCTACGGATTAAAGAGAGAAACTGAAGACGATCTTAAAAAATACTATAGAAATGAGTGGGGCAGACTTCAGAATCTGCATTTTGAGAACATTGCTTTTGAAGATGATCGGGTCGCTATTCAATTTCAGGAGAAACTGAAGTTTAGTGGTAGCAGACTGGCGAGTCCTGCCGGAGAAAGATTACTGGTTCCACTCAATTTTATTCAGCAGGGGAACATCATGAAGAAAACTCCGCAGGAGCGAACCATGCCTTTTGTCTTCGAACGTGGAAAAACCTACAAAGATCACTTCAGCTTTAAGATTCCGCAAGGTTATGAGATCGAAGCATTACCTGGAAGTGACGAGATCGCTTCAGAATTTGGAGAATTCAGTATAAACATTAGCGCTTCCGAAGAAGATAAAAGTATAGAAGTAGAGAGAGTTCTAATTATTCGCGAAGGGGAGTGGCCAAGTGAGCAATTCCAGAACTTCACCCAGTTTATCGACAAAGTAAACACCTTAAATAACCTAAAAGCAGTAATCGCCAAATCCGAAAAATCCTAA